One Sporomusaceae bacterium ACPt DNA window includes the following coding sequences:
- the csrA gene encoding Translational regulator CsrA: MLALTRKSGERIVIGDNIVLTVVDIKGDSVRLGIEAPKEVKIYRGEIYDSIVAENRQSASPVDLTKMDILKGIKAPK, from the coding sequence ATGCTTGCTCTTACCCGTAAAAGCGGCGAACGCATCGTTATCGGGGATAATATCGTTTTGACAGTGGTAGATATAAAAGGCGACAGCGTGCGTTTAGGCATTGAAGCCCCAAAAGAAGTCAAGATTTACCGGGGCGAAATCTATGATTCAATCGTGGCTGAGAACAGGCAGTCGGCCAGTCCGGTCGATTTGACTAAAATGGACATATTAAAGGGTATCAAGGCTCCTAAATAG
- the fliW gene encoding Flagellar assembly factor FliW, which produces MLIRSTRFGNIEIADNDIIRFPHGLPGFSEEKAFAFLPYQPDSPFAFLQSATDPDLTFVIVEPFAFFKDYTFRLDEEFVAELGLSDDNPPRIFNIVRIPEKAEEMTANLLAPIIVNWKTRTAIQIVLEKSPYTVRHRLFPHGLPADRPAKGGE; this is translated from the coding sequence ATGCTTATCCGTTCAACACGATTTGGTAATATAGAAATTGCCGATAACGATATTATCCGTTTTCCTCACGGGCTCCCCGGATTTTCCGAGGAAAAAGCCTTTGCTTTTCTTCCTTATCAGCCTGATAGTCCCTTTGCTTTTCTCCAATCGGCAACAGATCCTGATTTAACTTTTGTTATCGTTGAGCCTTTTGCCTTCTTTAAGGATTACACTTTCAGGTTGGACGAGGAATTTGTCGCAGAACTCGGACTGTCTGACGACAATCCGCCCCGCATATTTAATATTGTCCGTATCCCGGAAAAGGCTGAGGAAATGACTGCCAACCTTCTCGCGCCCATTATCGTTAACTGGAAAACCCGTACTGCCATACAGATTGTATTGGAAAAGTCGCCATACACTGTTCGTCACCGCCTCTTCCCGCATGGACTGCCGGCTGACCGTCCGGCCAAGGGGGGGGAATAA
- the fliS gene encoding Flagellar secretion chaperone FliS, whose amino-acid sequence MNAANMASAYKSQQIMTASPEELTLMLYNGAIRFIAESMQAIDQGNMEKAHKANMRAQEIVREFMATLDMQYEISQGYYKLYDYIEYRLIQANIKKDKDQLEEAKNMLQELRDTWAQAMKIARAQRAVAR is encoded by the coding sequence ATGAATGCTGCCAATATGGCCAGCGCCTATAAAAGTCAGCAGATTATGACGGCTTCGCCTGAGGAACTGACCCTGATGCTATACAATGGGGCAATCCGGTTTATCGCTGAAAGTATGCAGGCTATCGACCAGGGCAATATGGAAAAAGCCCATAAGGCCAATATGCGGGCCCAGGAAATTGTACGTGAGTTTATGGCCACTTTGGACATGCAGTATGAAATATCCCAGGGTTATTATAAACTCTATGACTATATTGAATACCGGCTGATCCAGGCCAATATAAAAAAAGATAAGGATCAACTTGAAGAAGCCAAAAATATGTTGCAGGAGCTCCGCGATACCTGGGCGCAGG
- the yviE gene encoding putative protein YviE — translation MIRLNISQQYAKIEMTTERPFLGIKTTPPKLNIETQAAKLEIRQPRGELEIDNTPFRASYGLKDHGEFLRDCAELGRQTALDTVARIAQEGDRMAAIETGEDAIVNMAAESNYPPAPEITWAHLEKPIIRYTAHPPRFTPVEGHITTHLEWGTVDFDYRPGRVNIRMAQYPSIKMWTTGSAVDMTA, via the coding sequence TTGATCAGACTTAATATTTCCCAGCAATATGCAAAAATTGAAATGACCACCGAGCGTCCCTTTCTTGGGATAAAAACCACCCCGCCTAAACTTAATATTGAAACTCAGGCGGCAAAACTTGAAATTCGCCAGCCGCGGGGTGAACTTGAAATTGACAATACCCCGTTCCGTGCTTCCTACGGGTTAAAAGACCACGGCGAATTCCTGCGCGACTGTGCCGAACTGGGGCGGCAAACTGCGCTTGATACTGTGGCACGGATTGCTCAGGAAGGCGACCGTATGGCAGCCATCGAAACAGGAGAGGACGCTATTGTCAACATGGCCGCCGAATCCAATTACCCTCCGGCGCCCGAAATTACCTGGGCTCATCTGGAAAAGCCCATTATCCGCTATACTGCCCACCCGCCCCGGTTTACTCCTGTCGAAGGTCATATAACCACTCATCTGGAGTGGGGCACAGTCGACTTTGACTACCGGCCGGGCCGGGTAAATATACGCATGGCCCAATACCCCAGCATTAAGATGTGGACAACAGGCAGCGCCGTAGATATGACAGCTTAG
- the fliD_1 gene encoding Flagellar hook-associated protein 2: MAIRTYGLSGSGIDVDQMVKDLMKAQRTRYDSLVQKKTQLEWKKADYNTMYTAVSDFRNTVFNYKMSSTVSPKQAESADETIVKATATADAANISHTINVTQLAEGVKLTSSAAITTGSGKDTLANQFTGLTGTFTIKITNGSASKAISVDTSKSIYELVSDINNAGINVKATYDATLDRFFLSTTNTGSAATIDFSGSDAAGMDFLTNNLKLDTTTQQGKDAKFKLDNVDLTQATNNFTISGVTYNLKNIGTTTVAVSPDNDKVIANVKAFVEAYNNILGKINGKLSEERYKDYLPLTDDQKKEMSESEIKAWEDKAKSGMLRRDPILQDAVSAMRSNISNPVSGLTGKYTSLSSIGITTGDYSENGKLYLDETKLKTALEEDPDIVNKLFATAGDTSSKQGVAVRLYDTLKTAMDKITTEAGYSASTSDDTKSTLAQLITDYEKQMTTLNDRLNDMEDAYYKKFDAMEVALSKLNQQSSWLSQQLGN; this comes from the coding sequence ATGGCAATACGTACATATGGTCTGAGCGGATCAGGCATCGATGTCGATCAAATGGTTAAAGACTTAATGAAAGCGCAGCGGACACGTTATGACAGCCTGGTACAGAAAAAAACGCAGCTGGAGTGGAAAAAGGCTGACTATAACACAATGTATACCGCTGTCAGCGATTTTCGCAATACTGTATTTAATTATAAGATGAGCAGCACTGTTTCACCCAAACAAGCGGAATCAGCTGATGAAACCATTGTTAAAGCTACCGCCACAGCCGATGCGGCAAATATTAGCCATACCATTAATGTTACGCAATTGGCTGAAGGGGTGAAACTGACCAGCAGTGCCGCCATTACCACCGGTTCCGGCAAAGATACGCTGGCTAATCAGTTTACCGGCCTGACCGGCACTTTTACCATCAAAATAACCAATGGTTCCGCATCTAAAGCGATATCTGTTGATACAAGCAAAAGCATCTACGAGCTAGTCAGTGATATTAATAATGCCGGCATTAATGTTAAAGCAACCTACGACGCTACTCTTGACCGCTTTTTTTTATCAACTACCAATACCGGTTCTGCGGCAACCATTGATTTTAGCGGTAGCGATGCCGCTGGGATGGATTTTTTAACAAATAATCTCAAGCTTGATACGACAACCCAGCAGGGAAAAGACGCCAAATTCAAACTGGACAATGTTGACTTAACCCAGGCTACCAACAACTTCACGATTTCCGGCGTTACTTATAACCTTAAAAATATCGGAACCACCACTGTTGCCGTTTCGCCTGACAATGACAAAGTCATAGCCAATGTTAAAGCTTTTGTCGAGGCTTACAACAACATCTTAGGCAAAATTAACGGCAAACTCAGTGAAGAACGTTACAAGGATTATTTACCTCTGACTGATGACCAGAAGAAGGAAATGAGCGAGTCGGAAATTAAAGCATGGGAGGACAAGGCCAAAAGCGGCATGCTGCGCCGTGATCCCATTTTGCAGGATGCAGTTAGCGCAATGCGCAGCAATATTTCCAACCCTGTTTCCGGCCTGACCGGTAAATATACCAGCCTTTCATCTATTGGCATCACCACCGGCGACTATTCCGAGAACGGCAAGCTGTACCTTGATGAAACCAAGCTCAAAACAGCGCTCGAAGAGGATCCCGATATAGTAAACAAGCTGTTTGCCACTGCCGGCGATACCAGCAGCAAACAAGGGGTAGCTGTCCGGTTATACGATACCTTGAAGACAGCTATGGACAAAATTACTACTGAAGCCGGTTATTCAGCCAGCACCAGCGATGATACCAAGAGCACGCTGGCCCAATTAATTACAGACTATGAAAAACAAATGACTACTCTTAATGACCGGCTCAATGATATGGAAGACGCCTATTATAAAAAATTTGACGCCATGGAAGTAGCATTAAGCAAGCTCAATCAACAAAGCAGTTGGCTGAGTCAACAGTTGGGCAACTAA